A region from the Pithys albifrons albifrons isolate INPA30051 chromosome Z, PitAlb_v1, whole genome shotgun sequence genome encodes:
- the PJA2 gene encoding E3 ubiquitin-protein ligase Praja-2 isoform X4, with translation MHSNKLAFYESSRSLVQVSAALLDQPLSENAGTGEPTCQNELSQTSQANTPLFSVVCDGPKGNQISQNFMDPYENSEDFAEYLSERCNDLNGKNGIGFVNIDSYEPDSSDGEEDDGQDKYSWLKEAAGIIQGNTDNILSQYGKEVESLIDLKLSAHNHGVSRESCEEVGSMPLAYPNSGTVKSTEDEAIPKNNLCCISCETQQIKQTVHVGKSDPENSSEPVVRPKIRKENTANELETEEHLPNDNEEESGSWTRTRIADVQQCHPEGPLRDREEISSGAFFLSSVYSDEKNTERDLRENAAAQKQKSVLDGSTFWDELENCNRHYFISHENEDSSEFSDGEWATAVPAYFTATEQEQSLSDESWETDPVREAHEVQSSSAGVKENRDFCFAEGEEGEIFSLQYREEVESSSDEENYPINDFMHSGFFLLNENNNTEDDSSVSEDLDVDWRVLEEFGDGIGLAQNVPYLEHQLLTFMTLEGRLEAVETALAQLESLAFDVEQTHPPATKETIDCLPMIPITGQEQCCTICYSEYVRGEYVAELPCHHLFHKSCVTLWLQRSGTCPVCRHVLAPVCPEKADDTYR, from the exons CTTTCTATGAAAGTTCCAGATCATTGGTTCAAGTTTCTGCTGCTTTATTAGATCAGCCTTTGTCAGAAAATGCTGGGACTGGTGAACCCACTTGCCAAAATGAATTGAGCCAAACTTCCCAAGCAAACACACCACTGTTTTCTGTAGTTTGTGATGGTCCAAAAGGCAACCAAATCTCACAGAACTTTATGGATCCTTATGAAAATTCTGAGGACTTTGCAGAATACCTGTCTGAAAGGTGTAATGATTTGAATGGTAAGAATGGAATTGGGTTTGTAAACATTGACTCCTATGAGCCAGATAGCAGTGATGGAGAGGAAGATGATGGTCAAGACAAGTACTCTTGGCTAAAAGAAGCAGCAGGTATAATTCAGGGAAATACAGATAACATCCTTTCTCAATATGGGAAAGAGGTGGAGTCTCTTATTGACTTAAAACTGTCTGCTCACAACCACGGTGTTTCTAGAGAAAGTTGTGAAGAAGTGGGATCAATGCCTTTAGCATATCCCAACAGTGGGACAGTTAAATCTACTGAAGATGAAGCTATACCAAAAAATAACTTGTGTTGTATCAGTTGTGAAACACAGCAGATAAAACAGACAGTGCATGTTGGAAAGAGCGACCCAGAAAACTCATCAGAGCCAGTAGTGAGGCctaaaattagaaaagaaaatactgcaaatgAGCTGGAGACAGAAGAGCATCTCCCTAATGACAATGAAGAGGAAAGTGGTTCCTGGACCAGAACTCGAATTGCTGATGTCCAGCAGTGCCATCCTGAGGGTCCCTTaagagacagagaagaaataagTTCTGGAGCATTCTTTCTCTCAAGTGTCTACAGTGATGAAAAGAATACAGAAAGAGACCTAAGAGAAAATGCAGCAGCTCAAAAGCAAAAAAGTGTTCTAGATGGTAGCACTTTTTGGGATGAGTTGGAAAACTGCAACAGACACTACTTCATATCCCACGAAAATGAAGATAg CTCGGAATTTAGTGATGGAGAATGGGCTACAGCTGTGCCTGCCTATTTTACTGCCACGGAACAAGAGCAGTCCTTGAGTGATGAGAGCTGGGAGACTGACCCTGTCAGGGAGGCACATgaagtgcagagcagcagtgctggtgtgaAAGAGAACAGAGACTTCTGTTTCGCTGAAGG gGAAGAAGGTGAGATTTTTTCCTTACAGTACCGAGAAGAAGTAGAAAGTAGCAGTGATGAAGAAAACTATCCAATTAATGATTTTATGCATTCTGGATTCTTCCTGTTGAATGAAAATAACAACACTGAGGATGACTCCAGTGTGAGTGAAGACCTGGATGTGGACTGGAG AGTACTTGAGGAGTTTGGTGATGGCATAGGACTTGCTCAAAACGTTCCTTACCTGGAACATCAACTTCTCACATTTATGACACTGGAGGGACGCTTAGAAGCTGTGGAG ACTGCTCTGGCACAGTTGGAGTCTCTTGCCTTTGATGTTGAACAGACTCATCCACCAGCTACTAAAGAAACTATAGATTGTCTGCCAATGATTCCCATCACAG GTCAAGAGCAGTGTTGTACAATCTGTTACAGTGAATATGTGAGAGGTGAATACGTAGCAGAGCTACCCTGTCATCATTTGTTTCACAAATCTTGTGTAACGCTTTGGTTGCAGAGA TCAGGAACATGCCCCGTTTGTCGCCATGTGCTTGCTCCTGTGTGTCCTGAGAAAGCTGATGACACTTATCGTTAA
- the PJA2 gene encoding E3 ubiquitin-protein ligase Praja-2 isoform X3, with protein MGQGGAKTVWPKPVGGYQAVRSKRSGRRHSCGGFRPHSDSQDRDAHQDCKQLELENAQKENSISFYESSRSLVQVSAALLDQPLSENAGTGEPTCQNELSQTSQANTPLFSVVCDGPKGNQISQNFMDPYENSEDFAEYLSERCNDLNGKNGIGFVNIDSYEPDSSDGEEDDGQDKYSWLKEAAGIIQGNTDNILSQYGKEVESLIDLKLSAHNHGVSRESCEEVGSMPLAYPNSGTVKSTEDEAIPKNNLCCISCETQQIKQTVHVGKSDPENSSEPVVRPKIRKENTANELETEEHLPNDNEEESGSWTRTRIADVQQCHPEGPLRDREEISSGAFFLSSVYSDEKNTERDLRENAAAQKQKSVLDGSTFWDELENCNRHYFISHENEDSSEFSDGEWATAVPAYFTATEQEQSLSDESWETDPVREAHEVQSSSAGVKENRDFCFAEGEEGEIFSLQYREEVESSSDEENYPINDFMHSGFFLLNENNNTEDDSSVSEDLDVDWRVLEEFGDGIGLAQNVPYLEHQLLTFMTLEGRLEAVETALAQLESLAFDVEQTHPPATKETIDCLPMIPITGQEQCCTICYSEYVRGEYVAELPCHHLFHKSCVTLWLQRSGTCPVCRHVLAPVCPEKADDTYR; from the exons CTTTCTATGAAAGTTCCAGATCATTGGTTCAAGTTTCTGCTGCTTTATTAGATCAGCCTTTGTCAGAAAATGCTGGGACTGGTGAACCCACTTGCCAAAATGAATTGAGCCAAACTTCCCAAGCAAACACACCACTGTTTTCTGTAGTTTGTGATGGTCCAAAAGGCAACCAAATCTCACAGAACTTTATGGATCCTTATGAAAATTCTGAGGACTTTGCAGAATACCTGTCTGAAAGGTGTAATGATTTGAATGGTAAGAATGGAATTGGGTTTGTAAACATTGACTCCTATGAGCCAGATAGCAGTGATGGAGAGGAAGATGATGGTCAAGACAAGTACTCTTGGCTAAAAGAAGCAGCAGGTATAATTCAGGGAAATACAGATAACATCCTTTCTCAATATGGGAAAGAGGTGGAGTCTCTTATTGACTTAAAACTGTCTGCTCACAACCACGGTGTTTCTAGAGAAAGTTGTGAAGAAGTGGGATCAATGCCTTTAGCATATCCCAACAGTGGGACAGTTAAATCTACTGAAGATGAAGCTATACCAAAAAATAACTTGTGTTGTATCAGTTGTGAAACACAGCAGATAAAACAGACAGTGCATGTTGGAAAGAGCGACCCAGAAAACTCATCAGAGCCAGTAGTGAGGCctaaaattagaaaagaaaatactgcaaatgAGCTGGAGACAGAAGAGCATCTCCCTAATGACAATGAAGAGGAAAGTGGTTCCTGGACCAGAACTCGAATTGCTGATGTCCAGCAGTGCCATCCTGAGGGTCCCTTaagagacagagaagaaataagTTCTGGAGCATTCTTTCTCTCAAGTGTCTACAGTGATGAAAAGAATACAGAAAGAGACCTAAGAGAAAATGCAGCAGCTCAAAAGCAAAAAAGTGTTCTAGATGGTAGCACTTTTTGGGATGAGTTGGAAAACTGCAACAGACACTACTTCATATCCCACGAAAATGAAGATAg CTCGGAATTTAGTGATGGAGAATGGGCTACAGCTGTGCCTGCCTATTTTACTGCCACGGAACAAGAGCAGTCCTTGAGTGATGAGAGCTGGGAGACTGACCCTGTCAGGGAGGCACATgaagtgcagagcagcagtgctggtgtgaAAGAGAACAGAGACTTCTGTTTCGCTGAAGG gGAAGAAGGTGAGATTTTTTCCTTACAGTACCGAGAAGAAGTAGAAAGTAGCAGTGATGAAGAAAACTATCCAATTAATGATTTTATGCATTCTGGATTCTTCCTGTTGAATGAAAATAACAACACTGAGGATGACTCCAGTGTGAGTGAAGACCTGGATGTGGACTGGAG AGTACTTGAGGAGTTTGGTGATGGCATAGGACTTGCTCAAAACGTTCCTTACCTGGAACATCAACTTCTCACATTTATGACACTGGAGGGACGCTTAGAAGCTGTGGAG ACTGCTCTGGCACAGTTGGAGTCTCTTGCCTTTGATGTTGAACAGACTCATCCACCAGCTACTAAAGAAACTATAGATTGTCTGCCAATGATTCCCATCACAG GTCAAGAGCAGTGTTGTACAATCTGTTACAGTGAATATGTGAGAGGTGAATACGTAGCAGAGCTACCCTGTCATCATTTGTTTCACAAATCTTGTGTAACGCTTTGGTTGCAGAGA TCAGGAACATGCCCCGTTTGTCGCCATGTGCTTGCTCCTGTGTGTCCTGAGAAAGCTGATGACACTTATCGTTAA
- the PJA2 gene encoding E3 ubiquitin-protein ligase Praja-2 isoform X2, with the protein MMGQGGAKTVWPKPVGGYQAVRSKRSGRRHSCGGFRPHSDSQDRDAHQDCKQLELENAQKENSISFYESSRSLVQVSAALLDQPLSENAGTGEPTCQNELSQTSQANTPLFSVVCDGPKGNQISQNFMDPYENSEDFAEYLSERCNDLNGKNGIGFVNIDSYEPDSSDGEEDDGQDKYSWLKEAAGIIQGNTDNILSQYGKEVESLIDLKLSAHNHGVSRESCEEVGSMPLAYPNSGTVKSTEDEAIPKNNLCCISCETQQIKQTVHVGKSDPENSSEPVVRPKIRKENTANELETEEHLPNDNEEESGSWTRTRIADVQQCHPEGPLRDREEISSGAFFLSSVYSDEKNTERDLRENAAAQKQKSVLDGSTFWDELENCNRHYFISHENEDSSEFSDGEWATAVPAYFTATEQEQSLSDESWETDPVREAHEVQSSSAGVKENRDFCFAEGEEGEIFSLQYREEVESSSDEENYPINDFMHSGFFLLNENNNTEDDSSVSEDLDVDWRVLEEFGDGIGLAQNVPYLEHQLLTFMTLEGRLEAVETALAQLESLAFDVEQTHPPATKETIDCLPMIPITGQEQCCTICYSEYVRGEYVAELPCHHLFHKSCVTLWLQRSGTCPVCRHVLAPVCPEKADDTYR; encoded by the exons CTTTCTATGAAAGTTCCAGATCATTGGTTCAAGTTTCTGCTGCTTTATTAGATCAGCCTTTGTCAGAAAATGCTGGGACTGGTGAACCCACTTGCCAAAATGAATTGAGCCAAACTTCCCAAGCAAACACACCACTGTTTTCTGTAGTTTGTGATGGTCCAAAAGGCAACCAAATCTCACAGAACTTTATGGATCCTTATGAAAATTCTGAGGACTTTGCAGAATACCTGTCTGAAAGGTGTAATGATTTGAATGGTAAGAATGGAATTGGGTTTGTAAACATTGACTCCTATGAGCCAGATAGCAGTGATGGAGAGGAAGATGATGGTCAAGACAAGTACTCTTGGCTAAAAGAAGCAGCAGGTATAATTCAGGGAAATACAGATAACATCCTTTCTCAATATGGGAAAGAGGTGGAGTCTCTTATTGACTTAAAACTGTCTGCTCACAACCACGGTGTTTCTAGAGAAAGTTGTGAAGAAGTGGGATCAATGCCTTTAGCATATCCCAACAGTGGGACAGTTAAATCTACTGAAGATGAAGCTATACCAAAAAATAACTTGTGTTGTATCAGTTGTGAAACACAGCAGATAAAACAGACAGTGCATGTTGGAAAGAGCGACCCAGAAAACTCATCAGAGCCAGTAGTGAGGCctaaaattagaaaagaaaatactgcaaatgAGCTGGAGACAGAAGAGCATCTCCCTAATGACAATGAAGAGGAAAGTGGTTCCTGGACCAGAACTCGAATTGCTGATGTCCAGCAGTGCCATCCTGAGGGTCCCTTaagagacagagaagaaataagTTCTGGAGCATTCTTTCTCTCAAGTGTCTACAGTGATGAAAAGAATACAGAAAGAGACCTAAGAGAAAATGCAGCAGCTCAAAAGCAAAAAAGTGTTCTAGATGGTAGCACTTTTTGGGATGAGTTGGAAAACTGCAACAGACACTACTTCATATCCCACGAAAATGAAGATAg CTCGGAATTTAGTGATGGAGAATGGGCTACAGCTGTGCCTGCCTATTTTACTGCCACGGAACAAGAGCAGTCCTTGAGTGATGAGAGCTGGGAGACTGACCCTGTCAGGGAGGCACATgaagtgcagagcagcagtgctggtgtgaAAGAGAACAGAGACTTCTGTTTCGCTGAAGG gGAAGAAGGTGAGATTTTTTCCTTACAGTACCGAGAAGAAGTAGAAAGTAGCAGTGATGAAGAAAACTATCCAATTAATGATTTTATGCATTCTGGATTCTTCCTGTTGAATGAAAATAACAACACTGAGGATGACTCCAGTGTGAGTGAAGACCTGGATGTGGACTGGAG AGTACTTGAGGAGTTTGGTGATGGCATAGGACTTGCTCAAAACGTTCCTTACCTGGAACATCAACTTCTCACATTTATGACACTGGAGGGACGCTTAGAAGCTGTGGAG ACTGCTCTGGCACAGTTGGAGTCTCTTGCCTTTGATGTTGAACAGACTCATCCACCAGCTACTAAAGAAACTATAGATTGTCTGCCAATGATTCCCATCACAG GTCAAGAGCAGTGTTGTACAATCTGTTACAGTGAATATGTGAGAGGTGAATACGTAGCAGAGCTACCCTGTCATCATTTGTTTCACAAATCTTGTGTAACGCTTTGGTTGCAGAGA TCAGGAACATGCCCCGTTTGTCGCCATGTGCTTGCTCCTGTGTGTCCTGAGAAAGCTGATGACACTTATCGTTAA